Proteins from a genomic interval of Pseudoalteromonas sp. MEBiC 03607:
- a CDS encoding YajQ family cyclic di-GMP-binding protein, translating to MPSFDIVSEVEMNEAQNAVDNAKRELETRFDFRGVDASIELSDKVIKLKAEAPQQVMQLFDILAAKISKRGLDVSSLELRDESRSGKYVMRDVALKQGIEKDVAKKIVKLIKDSKIKVQAAIQGEELRVTGKKRDDLQEAMQVVRTADLGQPFQFKNFRD from the coding sequence ATGCCTTCATTTGATATTGTTTCTGAAGTAGAAATGAACGAAGCGCAGAATGCAGTAGATAATGCAAAGCGTGAACTAGAGACGCGTTTTGATTTTCGTGGTGTTGATGCATCAATCGAACTAAGTGACAAAGTAATTAAGTTAAAAGCTGAAGCACCACAGCAAGTGATGCAACTTTTTGACATTCTTGCAGCAAAAATTTCAAAGCGTGGTTTGGATGTATCTAGCCTTGAATTAAGAGACGAGTCACGTAGCGGCAAATACGTAATGCGTGACGTTGCACTTAAGCAAGGTATCGAAAAAGACGTAGCGAAGAAAATCGTTAAGTTAATTAAAGACTCAAAAATCAAAGTACAAGCCGCGATTCAAGGTGAAGAATTACGTGTAACTGGTAAAAAACGTGATGATTTACAAGAAGCAATGCAAGTTGTTCGTACTGCTGATTTAGGTCAACCATTCCAGTTCAAAAACTTCCGCGATTAA